A single region of the Cucumis melo cultivar AY chromosome 3, USDA_Cmelo_AY_1.0, whole genome shotgun sequence genome encodes:
- the LOC103485393 gene encoding leucine-rich repeat receptor-like serine/threonine-protein kinase SKM1, translating into MNLSSFFALPFLLFLFFFFNLVSACHVADQKALLAFKSAITADPSGILSSWKPGVDCCTWAGVTCSVPNRVTSLSLYGQLDRPNAFLSGTISNSLSNLPYLDGIYLVNLRNISGPFPLSLFKLPKLLYVYIENNRLSGQLPAAIGNMSQLEAFSVEGNRFTGPIPSSISKMIRLTQLKLGGNLLTGSIPIGIKQLKSLTFLSLERNRFTGAVPDIWGTFPELRILRLSHNKLTGKIPRSISSLAPKLSYLELGHNLITGNIPDFLGNFRALDTLDLSSNYISGVVPKSFRNLTKIFNLDLSRNSLVDPFPELFVKGIESLDLSYNKFHLGKIPKWVTSSPIIYSLKLAKCGIKMKLDDWKPTETYFYDYIDLSENEIWGSPVGLLNRTDYLVGFWGAGNKLNFKLQDLRIVKSLKYLDLSRNVVLGKVPGGVVGLKKLNVSYNHLCGRLPATKFPATSFVGNDCLCGPPLPACK; encoded by the coding sequence ATGaatctctcttcttttttcgctCTTCCATTTctccttttcctcttcttcttcttcaacctcgtTTCCGCCTGTCATGTCGCCGACCAGAAAGCTCTTCTTGCTTTCAAGTCCGCCATTACTGCTGACCCCTCCGGTATTTTATCCTCATGGAAGCCCGGCGTCGACTGCTGTACTTGGGCCGGAGTCACTTGCTCCGTCCCCAATCGTGTCACTAGTCTCAGTCTCTACGGCCAACTAGACCGCCCCAACGCCTTTCTCTCCGGCACCATCTCCAACTCCCTCTCCAACCTCCCTTACTTGGACGGAATCTACCTTGTTAACCTTCGTAACATTTCAGGCCCTTTTCCACTTTCTCTCTTCAAACTCCCTAAACTACTCTACGTCTACATCGAGAACAACAGGCTTTCAGGTCAATTACCTGCAGCAATCGGAAATATGAGCCAACTCGAGGCATTCAGTGTTGAAGGTAACAGATTCACTGGTCCGATCCCCAGTTCGATTTCCAAAATGATTCGCTTGACTCAGCTTAAACTTGGTGGCAACCTTCTCACTGGATCCATACCCATTGGAATCAAGCAACTCAAAAGTCTGACGTTCCTCAGCCTCGAACGGAATCGATTCACCGGTGCTGTTCCGGATATTTGGGGAACGTTTCCGGAGTTGAGGATTCTCAGACTTTCGCACAATAAACTCACCGGCAAAATTCCGCGTTCAATTTCATCCCTGGCTCCGAAGCTTAGTTATCTAGAGTTAGGGCACAATTTGATAACAGGAAATATTCCTGATTTTCTTGGAAACTTTAGGGCTCTGGATACACTCGATCTCTCATCCAATTACATCTCTGGAGTTGTGCCGAAAAGCTTCAGAAATTTGACGAAAATATTCAACCTGGATCTGTCTCGGAATTCGCTGGTGGATCCATTTCCGGAGTTGTTTGTGAAAGGGATCGAGTCGTTGGATTTATCTTACAACAAATTTCATCTGGGGAAAATTCCGAAATGGGTGACGTCGTCGCCGATTATATACTCTCTGAAATTGGCGAAATGTGGGATAAAAATGAAGCTGGACGATTGGAAGCCGACTGAAACGTATTTCTACGATTACATAGATTTATCGGAGAACGAGATCTGGGGGAGTCCGGTGGGATTGTTGAACCGGACGGATTACTTGGTCGGATTTTGGGGAGCCGGAAACAAGTTGAATTTTAAGTTGCAAGATTTGAGGATAGTGAAGAGCTTGAAGTACTTGGATTTGTCGAGGAATGTGGTGTTGGGTAAAGTACCCGGCGGGGTGGTGGGGCTGAAGAAATTGAATGTGAGCTACAATCATCTGTGTGGCCGGCTTCCGGCGACGAAGTTTCCGGCGACGTCGTTTGTGGGAAATGATTGCTTGTGTGGGCCGCCGCTGCCGGCCTGCAAATGA